Genomic DNA from Mycobacterium stomatepiae:
GTGGAATTTTGCAAATACGGACTTAACGTCCTCGGCATCTTCGATCGGCTCGATCTCGTTGATATCGGTCGTCGACGCCTGGCTGCCGTCCGACCAAACCATCGTCACGATTCTGCAATTCGCCTCACGCGCAGCCGTCTCCAGCAAGTGTTTCAGTTCGGACGGGAGAATCGACCCGCGTGTCAGCTCGATTTCCGACGGCTTATCTTGTTTGTTCAAGCCAGTGCCTTCCCGGTGGTGACCATCTGTCCCACTGCTCGGTAGTTCAGTCGGCCACAACCTCGACGGCTCTGTGACTGATGCTCATTTTTGTTGCCGGCGTGGAATTTTCACCACGACGCGTCGTCTACCAGTTGAAAGGCTGGAGCTTCTGGAAGGCGCGACCACCGAGTGCCGGCGTAACATCTGAAAAGAAGAGTTGTCAGTACGTCGTAAAGCCCTGTCGCGCAGTGGTATACGAATTCAGCACATAGTGTTGCGGCTATGAATGCAAGCCTTATGCGGCTGCGCGACGGCCGCGAGCTGTCTTGGGCCGAAATGGGTGATCCCGCCGGCTACCCGGTTTTCGCATTCCATGGCACGCCAGGCTCCCGTCGCCAGGTCCTGGTCGACCCGGCACCCGCGCTCGCGGCGGGCGCCCGGATGATCGCTCCGGACCGACCGGGCCGCGGGGCCAGCACCTGGCAATCTCGCCGCACGTTCGCGGGGTGGGCGAGGGACGTCGCCGAACTGGCCGACCACCTGGGTATCGACCGCTTCGCCGTTCTCGGCATCTCGGGCGGAGGGCCGGACGCGGCGGTCTGCGCCCGCTTCCTGCCCGACCGCGTCAGCTCGGCCGCGCTGGTCAGCGGTGTCGGTTCGCTGGCCGAGCCCGGCTCGGAGGCAGGCATGATGACGGCCAACAGAATGTTCGCCCGGCTCGCCAGGGACGCGCCCGCGGTCAACGCCGTGATCTTCGGACTCATCTTTCTGGTTGGGCGCCGGGCCCCTGAGCGGGTCTTGCCGCTGCTCGCGAACAGCATGCCTGCGGTCGATACCGCGGTGCTGTCACGGCCCGAGGTGCGAAGCTCCTTCCTCTCCTTGCTGTCGGACGCGTCACCTACCGCAGGCCGGGCCGCGGCGCAGGATTTCCGACTCTTCGCCCGTGACTGGGGTTTCCGGCTCGAGGACATCAGCGTGCCCGTGCAGGTGTGGCAGGGCGACGTCGGCGTGAACGTCCCCGTCGCTCACGCCGAGCGTCAGGCGGCAGCGATCCCGGGTGCCGTCCTGCACATGGTTCCGGGCGAGGGCCACCTGATGTCCTTCGATCATTTCGAGGAGATCCTGCGCGAGCTGCTAGCCTCGAGGAACTGACCGTATCCCGGATACCCAGTCGCCCAAGGGATTTGACCGGGTACGAGCCGGAAAACGCGATTCTCTGTACACCTCACGGCCAACTAAGTCGGGAGATGGCGCCAGGGCTCACCCCATGCCTAGGCTGTCGACCGTGTGTGGCGGCGATGGATTGAATGCTGGCGGCGCGGCGCCCCGCGTCGTCGAGGGCGCGGCGGTCGATCCGATCGCGCTGGAGCCGGTAGACGAGTTGGCGATCACGACCCTGGTAGACAACAGCTACGACGGCCTGTTGATGGACATGGGCCCCGCGCAGCGAATGACGATGCCGCGCATCCCCGCGGTGAACGCGGCCCTCTTCGAGGGCGGCACCACCATCCCCGGAATGGTTGCCGAGCACGGGTTCTCGGCACTGGTCACGGTGCGAAGGGGCGATCGGTCCCACACGCTGCTGTTCGATACCGGCATCTCCCCAGACGGCATGGCGACCAATATGGAACGCCTGGGCGTCGACGTCGCCGACATCGAGGTGGTAGTGCTCAGCCACGGCCACTTCGATCATGCCGGCGGTTTTGCCGGGCTGTCCCGCCTGCGCGGCCGTACGGGACTGCCGTTGACCGTGCATCCGCTGGTCTGGAGCCAACGCCGAATCGCGGTACCGGGGCGGCCGGGCTGGGAACTTCCCACGCTCAGCCGAACCTCGCTGCAGAACGAGGGCTTCGAGGTGATCGAGCGGCGGCAGCCCTCGATCCTGCTTGGCGGCAGCGTGCTGATCACCGGCGAGATCGACCGCACAACCGATTTCGAGACCGGTATGCAATTCCATGAGGTATATCGCGACGGTGGGTGGGAGCCGGATCCCCAGATCCTCGACGACCAGGCGCTGGTGGTTCACGTGCGCGGGCTCGGGCTTGTCGTTTTGACCGGCTGTGGCCACGGCGGGGCGATCAACATCGCGCGACACGCGATGCGGCTCACCGGTGTCGATCGGTTGCACGGCCTGCTCGGCGGCTTCCATCTGACCGGTCCCGGCTTCGAGCCCATCATCGAACCCACCGTCGACGCGCTCGTCGAGTTGTCCCCCGGCCTCGTCGTCCCGGCGCACTGCACCGGATGGCGCGCACAGCACCGGTTCGCCGCATCGCTGCCGGACGCTTTCGTGCCCAACGCCGTGGGCACGTCGTTCGTGCTCACCGCGGCCTAGATCTCTATGTGACGGAATACTAAGTGCCACAATGATGTTTGCTTGCCGCGCTGATAGCGCGGACGTACCGTTCCCCCATGACAATTGCAAGTCGACTGAAGGCGTGGCTGGCGGCATCGGCCGTGGCGCTGATCATCGGTGGGGGTTTGACGCCCGATGCGCTGCCGCGGAGCCGGGCCGACGGGTGTGGCGATACCGCGGCGGCCGCCGCGTCACCGAGTAGCTG
This window encodes:
- a CDS encoding alpha/beta fold hydrolase — protein: MNASLMRLRDGRELSWAEMGDPAGYPVFAFHGTPGSRRQVLVDPAPALAAGARMIAPDRPGRGASTWQSRRTFAGWARDVAELADHLGIDRFAVLGISGGGPDAAVCARFLPDRVSSAALVSGVGSLAEPGSEAGMMTANRMFARLARDAPAVNAVIFGLIFLVGRRAPERVLPLLANSMPAVDTAVLSRPEVRSSFLSLLSDASPTAGRAAAQDFRLFARDWGFRLEDISVPVQVWQGDVGVNVPVAHAERQAAAIPGAVLHMVPGEGHLMSFDHFEEILRELLASRN
- a CDS encoding MBL fold metallo-hydrolase, whose amino-acid sequence is MPRLSTVCGGDGLNAGGAAPRVVEGAAVDPIALEPVDELAITTLVDNSYDGLLMDMGPAQRMTMPRIPAVNAALFEGGTTIPGMVAEHGFSALVTVRRGDRSHTLLFDTGISPDGMATNMERLGVDVADIEVVVLSHGHFDHAGGFAGLSRLRGRTGLPLTVHPLVWSQRRIAVPGRPGWELPTLSRTSLQNEGFEVIERRQPSILLGGSVLITGEIDRTTDFETGMQFHEVYRDGGWEPDPQILDDQALVVHVRGLGLVVLTGCGHGGAINIARHAMRLTGVDRLHGLLGGFHLTGPGFEPIIEPTVDALVELSPGLVVPAHCTGWRAQHRFAASLPDAFVPNAVGTSFVLTAA